Genomic segment of Oncorhynchus nerka isolate Pitt River linkage group LG10, Oner_Uvic_2.0, whole genome shotgun sequence:
AATGACGCAGGCAGTCTCACCTTCTTCCCAAGGAGCAGCTCCTCTCTAGGTTGGCTGAAGAGAAACTCATAGAGTTGGTAGTTCTGAAAGAGACTATCGTAAAACAGGTGAACCAAGATAAGTAACCAACAGACCAGAACTTCAACATCCCCTATGAGGGTCACTGCTCTGAATGGATTATCACCAGGTAAGTAAGGACAGTGTTCATGTGATATTAATCATGTAGGCCTTACTAAAAAAGGCTAATAGAGAAGAGTCTTGCTACCTGCACTTCAGGTAGTCCGTGATGGACATGGCCTGCTCAGCATCAAACAGTGAGTCAACCTCTGGAGAAGGAGACCGGCGCGTTCCTGATATCATCTTGGCAAACTCATTCAGGTTATCAACAAACGGCATCTGCTTCTCTGGGACATTGAGGACAGATATGAATACAGATATTAGCCACAGCCAGTCCATATTGACGTTAGCCATAAGAATCTGACTGGACGTTCATTACTTCTCTCTCTGAGGCAGGAACGGTGCCATGCCAAGATCAGGACAGCAAGGAGCGTGAGATGTGTCTCGGGAAAACATACCTTAATCCAAGGATGGGAGATGGCGCTGTATTCCTAATTATCCCAACTGACAAATCGAGAAGATTGAAATACTGCTAGTTTTTAATAAAACTGCCATTTGTCAGCATGCTAGGCTAGCTAATGCTAAAGCAACCCATTAGATTCGACAACACTTTCGTTAGATACTCACCACAACGCATTGCATTTTAATGGAATTCAATGGGCATTGTATATAGCATTAGCTAGCCTAGCATGCTGACAAAATGGCAGTTTCATTAAAAAAAACTAGCAGTATTTCAATCTTCTGAATTTGGTTTGGATTGTGTATcagaggacacatgactttcaaccttcgtctctcccgagcccgtacgggagttgtagcgatgagacaagatactgctaattggataccacgaaattggggttgAAAAatggggtaaaattcaaaaaataaaaaaataataggtcGCACAGtaaattactcatctcatactttattctatactattctacggtatctcattcacttaataatgtttacatatcttgcatttctCATCTCTAATAATGTTTACACATCTTgcatttctcatctcatatgtacatactgtattctatcttagtccgttccgctCTGACGTCACTtgtcctttacttagatttgtgtgtattgggtttatgttgtgtaatttgttagatattagtgcactgtcggagctagaagcacaagcgtttcgctacacccgcaataacatctgctaattgtatttattttacctttatttaaataggcaagtcagttaagaacaaattcttattttcaatgatggcctcggaacagtgggttaactgccttgttcaggggcagaatgacagatttgtacctcgtcagctcggggattcgatctgtGACCGATAAAATTTGATTGGATACTGTCTGTTACCTATAAATCCTCTGACTTACCACTGATGTTGTCCAGTAACAATTGCAGTAGAGCCATGATGAATGAGATCTGTTGACAGGTGTAGTTCATCTCCCTGGTCCACCAGAAGCCAGAGACAAAGTAGTCCAACAGGGAAGCCTCCTTCAGACACGTCTGGTAGTTCTTCAAACCAAGTATTTCTTCAAACTGGCTGTCGTAAAACAAAAGGTTGGCATACATGAAACACTTCCAAATAAACTGGCCACTAGGCCCATCTATCCTCGTTACTTACAATTGCACTTGTTCCACTGTCAAATCCAACAGCATGTTGATTTGTTCATGGGAAATAAGTTTCCATTGAGGGTTGGCTTTTTCAGCATCATTTTCCTGTATTAATTGGATTCAGAACACAAGTTGAGTTTGGTTAGCAGGCTAAACTAGGTTAGCTCTTGCTATGATAACAGTTTGTCAAATAATAATCAGACAAATAATGTAGTAAATATTTCAAATAATATTAAATATGAATAGGGTTTTAACATATCTTCCTACTTTGGACGCAACGTCATTCCTATCGTTTGCATTTTTATCCGCTGACTTGTTGCTTTGTTTCGCTTTTGCAGACATGTTTTAGTCACCGGCGTTACCATGGCAACAAGTCCACAGTGGACGGGCGGTGAGCTTCCGGTCCGGGTGATGAGCTTCCGGGCAGTCTAGTCTATCGAGATGGATAAAGCTGATTCTAGAATCGCAGTGTTGTCAACTTAGCGACTTTGTCGTTATATTTagcgagtattcagacccctctagcgacaaataaaaatacatttaaaaacgaaccgccaatagctactttccatactgaggagttggcaacactCTGTGTTAGATCTGTCTAGTCAACCTGTAACCAGTGCTGTCCGGAGCGCCGTACTGGTACTTCTAATTTTGGCCGAATAGCATACCGTCTCCTCTATAAAACAAAGTCAATGAAAGTACAGTATCAAGACAGGCAGAagctgcttctccaatagaaaacCAGGCGTTGACATGGTGTCTGGCTGAACTCATGGGTAGAGACATGTCTTCGGGTTAACGGTTGTCTCGCACCGAACTGCGCAAGCCGTCAACTCAAAGGCATTTGTTTTTGATGAAAATTAAAACGTGTAATTTCTCTCTTTCACttggttggagtaataacatgttcagctACTTAAGACACTAGCTTAAATCTAtgttgtgcctttagatttcgaGAAAAATTATCAAACAAGAATGAAGGCGGGATCTGCAATGAAGAGTGGACATTCATTTCCTGATTCAGCTTCGTACAAATGTATTTGCTTTAGGGTTGTTTTCCAAACACTTAAACGACACACCTtgtcccctcagccctcaaattaagtggacgcTTCTGATAACGTTTCTTGACGTCTGACGAGTTTACACTTGCAGGGCGAAGGAGGCaggaatgatttttaaatggaccGGACTTTCCGGGAAAGGTGTCAGTCGTTCGTTCCGCGACGATTGTGTTTTCATCCACCGGTAGTTTATGGGTGCTTTACATacgctacagtcaattatgattgcatgtctacttatattaacTATATCATTATTAATATACGCCTACTGTATGATACCTAACAAattaactaacgttagcctgcctagttggaacttctgaagaaggacatttttttatttctacaatttccaaaagctaaccaaacaaaaacatcatGACTTTTATGAGACGTGTTCGTGCAttacagacaatgcaatcgccatcacactgccccatcaaatcaaattgtataagtcacatgcgccgaatacaaccttacagtgaaatgcttacttacgagcctctAGCCAACAATGTAGTTTAAAATTATTATTGGGGGGAGGtttgctctgacttgcactgtcaactgtggaaccttatatagacaggtgtgtgcctttccaaatcatgaccaatcaattgaatttaccagttggacaatcaagttgtagaaacatctcaaggatgatcaatggaaacaggatgcacctgagctcaattttgagtctcgtagtcaaaggtctgaatactaatgtaaataaggtatttatgtgttcattttttatacatttgttttcgatttgtcatcatggggtatagtgtagattgatgagaaaaaaaagaattgtatcaattttagaataaggctgtaacgtaacaaaatgtagaaacgggtctgaatactttccgaatgcaccgtataaTAATACTTCCTACATGCTACTCCCTTAAACATGTAACATTTAATTTTACTCAACTAATTGCTTTGCAATGTCGCGCGTCAAGCGCAGCATTTTGCCACCGGCAGCACCCATTGGGTATTCGTTGTGCGGAGGCTGTTTGAACGTTAAATGACGAGACCGAGACATTGATGCGAGTAACCAGTCTTGTTCAGTACATGACAACACATCCGGGTATCTCAAGCACCCCGGTAAAACACAAGAGTTGCAGTAAGGAACATTTACCAACAGATGGCATCACTGTGCCATCTTACACCcataacatcttccatttaataaaataggacaggagGAGTCAATTCACTAACAAAACAAACCTAGTAACAATTTCCAACATTAACAGTTTagtatcatttatttatttttctcaggTAACAATAACACATTTTGATATTCTCTTCacttgtatctctgtctgtcaacAATCCCTGATGGGAAACATACAGATTAAGTCTTTTTAGTGGCTGGCCCAGACGCCCGCAGCGTGAAAAAACAGGGGGCTTGTCTGCGAGGACTGCGAGTTCCTGCACAGGCGTGTCACCTGAATGTCTAAGGGGAGAATTGATGGACGAGGGAGCGGCCGACCTGTGATCCCCTGGTTCTTTGCCCAGTGCCTCAGGCCCCATGTGACTTGCTGGGGTTCTGTCTTTTGTCTTGCGACCCCTTTGGCCATCAGGGTTCTGAATAGGTGCTGGCTCAGCAATccgaaggtcaaccctgttacgacgGTACAGTGATCCATTCACTTCGACCATGTAGGAGCGTGGTGCCACTTTCTGTACACAGGATCAGAGTCTCCAGAGGCCTGTCCGGTCCCCTGGTAGTGGCTTCATTCGCACCGTTTCACCCACCCTGAGCTCAGGTAAGTCTTTCTGTACACAGGATCCGAGTCTCCAGAGGCCTGTCCGGTCCCCTGGTAGTGGCTTCATTCGCACCGTTTCACCCACCCTGAGCTCAGGTAAGTCTTTCTGTACACAGGATCCGAGTCTCCAGAGGCCTGTCCGGTCCCCTGGTAGTGGCTTCATTCGCACCGTTTCACCCACCCAGAGCTCAGGTAAGTCTTTCTGTACACAGGATCTGAGTCTCCAGAGGCCTGTCCGGTCACCTGGTAGTGGCTTCATTCGCACCGTTTCACCCACCCTGAGCTCAGAGCTGCTTTTAAGCGCCGTGCCATGAGGCGCTGTGCCGGGCTGCTGTCCATGCCTTCTGTCGGGGTATTGCGCCACTGCAGGGTTGCTTTCCAGGCATCTTTGCCCTCTCACAGAGCCTTTTTGCAGAGGTTCTTTGCGATTTTTACTGCGGACTCCGCCTTCCCATTAGCTTTTGGGTGTCATGGTGATGAAGTGACGTGCTCGAATTCCCATCCTGCACAAATTTTCGGAACTCAACTCCGGAGAATTGGGGTCCATTGTCTGAAATGACCCTATCTGGCTGGCCATAGCGGGCAAACTGAGCCTTGCAGCGTTTGATCGTTGTCTCTGCTGAGAGGTCGGGGAGGAGGTCGATCTCCCAAAAGTCTGAGTAATGATCGACTACCAGCAGAAAGTCTTTGCCACTGTGCTGGAAGAGATCTAGACTTATTATCTGCCAGGGGCGCATCGGTAGCTCGGGGGACATcatcgtctctctctgttgctcaatGGCATATTCATTGCAGACTGTGCATTTACTGACATAGTCTTTGATTTCACTCTGCATTCCTGGCCAATACAGTGTGTCACGTGCTTGTCTGCAACAGGCCTCACCTCCTATGTGACTTGAGTGCACGCGTGCCAACATCTCAGGGCGCAGAGACCGGGGAATAACGACTCTCTGACTCTTGAATATTACTCCGTTTTGAACACTGAGCTCCTCTTTGACTGGCCAATATCCTCTGACGGCTAAAGCAGTTTCTTCCTTGCAGTCGGGCCAGCCCATCAGAATCACAGACCTCAATGCCTGGAATTGCCCGTCCCTGTCTGTGTGCTCTCTGATTTGTATAAGGTGCTGGTCCGTAACATTAAGGTAGTCAGCCTGGttgatgtgttcaacatccacttgCTCTGTTTGTAAGCTGCACACTGCGTGTTGTTCATGCATGGAGCGTGTGTGAGTGCCTGATGCAGTAGCCCTGCTGAGCGTGTCACTCACATACATCTCTGGCCCTGGCTTATACACCACCTTGAGGTTGTAGTTTTGTAGGGCCAGTAGCCTGCTCTGCAGTCGTTTTGGGGCATTCAGGCTTGCTGAATATAGCAATAAGGGGCTTGTGATCTGTCTCTGCGGTAATATTGTCGCGCCCGTACAGGTAGTGGTGGAAGCGTTGGCATGCAAACACAATGCTGaggcactccttctctatctgggCATAGTTCTGCTCTGTTGGGGTGAGTGCCCTAGAGGCGAATGCCACAGGCTGGCCCTCCTGCATGAGGCAACAGCCAAGTCCATAGTGGCTTGAGTCACTCTGAATCGTGACAGGTTTCGACACATTGTTGTATCGCAGTACAGGTGTCTGGGTGACCAGttgttttatttccctcaccgaccttgaatatgtggacatctataagtacctaggtgtctggctagactgcaaactctccttccagactcacatcaaacatctccaatcgaaaatcaaatcaagagtcggctttctattccgcaacaaagcctccttcactcacgccgccaagcttaccctagtaaaactgactatcctaccgatcctcgacttcggcaatgtcatctacaaaatggcttccaacactctactcagcaaactggatgcagtctatcacagtgccatccgttttgtcactaaagcaccttataccacccaccactgcgacttgtatgctctagtcggctggccctcgctacatattcgtcgccagacccactggctccaggtcatctacaagtccatgctaggtaaagctccgccttatctcagttcactggtcacgatggcaacacccatccgtagcacgcgctccagcaggtgtatctcactgatcatccctaaagccaacacctaaagTCAACATAGcattccaagatggcatagcagttcagacgtcttttgtcctcgtcttgtcgtgtcgtgtatatatatatatttacaacttttttttcacatacattttatttttattttccatcaactcatcttcaatacactctcctgcaacctgcctcaccaattgatatgtataaatacgtattatttacctcaaatctgcaatcaaatctgcaatcctccaagaagctagccagaagctaatcagaagctagttagcttctttactggcaactcgttcgtattcagctaaccacggtttgtggtcattagctatcctttaactcgaaaatctatcgccagttttgtacggcgcagtgcggctcggaacggaacataccggaccgattttttctctccatgtccctggatttcaactgctctctggacattcactcccggatctcacagctagctggctgctatccgtgtgtctatctgctttcgtcgattccggagcaaacatcaattactccggagctagcgagctccgtcaaccactcctgagctccgtcaatcactcctgggctgcagtcacctatccggacccgttttactgcctacgggagcccctccgggccttcacaactggactgccgacgttatctacccgaaggagatccggctggctcctccgtcgcgacgttacctgaatgcccatctgcggcctgctaaccgttagctgtcttaccggatgctctcagaatagacaatcggacaatttatttatttttattattaacatgtttcttcttgggcctctataactatatctattgtttttattttttgttgttgtgtgatttggactaatcccctctacaacacggaactccactaatctactgacggaacgcaagaggtggctaacaacagacctccatcctatgctagcttgctaccgatgtcctggctagctgtctaaatcgccgtgacccccaaaccaacctctccactccctggaccctttttgatcactcgactaaggatgcctctccttaatgtcaatatgtcttgtccattgctgttctggttagtgtttattggcttatttcactgtagagcctctagtcctgctcactataccttatccaacttattagttccaccacccacacatgcaatgacatctcctggtttcaatgatgtttctagagacaatatctctctcttcatcactcaatacctaggtttacctccactgtactcacatcctaccatacctttgtctgtacattataccttgatgctattttatcgcccccagaaacctccttttactctctgttccagacgttctagacgaccaattcttattgcttttagccgtacccttattcttctcctcctatgttcctctggcgatgtagaggtgaatccaggccctgcagtgcctagctccactcctattccccaggcgctctcttttgatgacttctgtaaccgtaatagccttggtttcatgcatgttaacattagaagcctcctccctaagtttgttcttttcactgctttagcacactctgccaacccggatgttctagctgtgtctgaatcctggcttaggaagaccaccaaaaattcagaaattttaattccaaactacaacattttcagacaagatagaactgccaaagggggcggtgttgcaatctactgcaaagatagcctgcagagttctgtcctactatccaggtctgtacccaaacaatttgaacttctacttttaaaaatccacctctctaaaaacaagtctctcaccgttgccgcctgctatagaccaccctctgctcccagctgtgctctggacaccatatgtgaactgattgccccccatctatcttcagagctcgtgctgctaggcgacctaaactggaacatgcttaacaccccagccatcctacaatctaaacttgatgccctcaatctcacacaaattatcaatgaacctaccaggtacccccgcaaagccttaaacacgggcaccctcatagatatcatcctaaccaacttcccctctaaatacacctctgctgtcttcaaccaagatctcagcgatcactgcctcattgcctgcatccgtaatgggtcagcggtcaaacgacctccactcatcactgtaaaacgctccctgaaacacttcagcgagcaggcctttctaatcgacctggccgggtgtcctggaaggatattgatctcatcccgtcagtagaggatgcctggatattttttaaaaatgccttcctaacaatgttaaataaacatgccccattcaagaaaattagaaccaggaacagatatagcccttggttctccccagacctgactgcccttaaccaacacaaaaacatcctatggtgttctgcattagcatcgaacagtcccgtgatatgcagctgttcagggaagctagaaaccgttatacacaggcagttagaaaagccaaggctagctttttcaagcagaaatttgcttcctgcaacactaactctaaaaagttctgggacactgtaaagtccatggagaataagaacacctcctcccagctgcccactgcactgaagataggaaacactgtcaccactgataaatccaccataattgagaatttcaataagcatttttctacggctggccatgctttccacctggcaactcctaccccggtcaacagcactgcacccccaacagcaactcgcccaagccttccccatttctccttctcccaaatccattcagctgaagttctgaaagagctgaaaaatctggacccctacaaatcagccgggctagacaatctggaccctttctttctaaaattatctgccgaaattgttgccacccctattactagcctgttcaacctctctttcgtgtcatctgagattcccaaagattggaaagcagctgcggtcatccccctcttcaaagggggacactcttgacccaaactgctacagacctatatctatcctaccatgcctttctaaggtcttcgaaagccaagtcaacaaacagattaccgaccatttcgaatctcaccataccttctctgctatgcaatctggtttcagagctggtcatgggtgcacctcagccacgctcaaggtcctaaacgatatcttaaccgccatcgataagaaacattactgtgcagccgtattcattgatctggccaaggctttcgactctgtcaaccaccacatcctcatcggcagactcgacagccttggtttctcaaatgattgcctcgcctggttcaccaactacttctctgatagagttcagtgtgtcaaatcggagggtctgctgtccggacctctggcagtctctatgggggtgccacagggttcaattcttggaccgactctcttctctgtatacatcaatgaggtcgctcttgctgctggtgagtctctgatccacctctatgcagacgacaccattctgtatacttccggcccttctttggacactgtgttaacaaccctccaggcaagcttcaatgccatacaactctccttccgtggcctccaattgctcttaaatacaagtaaaactaaatgcatgctcttcaaccgatcgctacctgcacctacccgcctgtccaacatcactactctggacggctctgacttagaatacgtggacaactacaaatacttaggtgtctggttagactgtaaactctccttccagacccatatcaaacatctccaatccaaagttaaatctagaattggcttcctatttcgcaacaaagcatccttcactcatgctgccaaacatacccttgtaaaattgaccatcctaccaatcctcgactttggcgatgtcatttacaaaatagcctccaataccctactcaacaaattggatgcagtctatcacagtgctatccgttttgtcaccaaagccccatatactacccaccattgcgacctgtacgctctcgttggctggccctcgcttcatactcgtcgccaaacccactggctccatgtcatctacaagaccctgctaggtaaagtcccccttatctcagctcgctggtcaccatagcatctcccacctgtagcacacgctccagcaggtatatctctctagtcacccccaaaaccaattctttctttggccgcctctccttccagttctctgctgccaatgactggaacgaactacaaaaatctcttaaattggaaacacttatctccctcactagctttaagcaccaactgtcagagcatcttacagattactgcacctgtacatagcccacctataatttagcccaaacaactacctctttcccaactgtatttaatttatttatttattttgctcctttgcaccccattatttttatttctactttgcacattcttccattgcaatactaccattccagtgttttacttgctatattgtatttactttgccaccatggccttttttgcctttacatcccttctcacctaatttgctcacattgtatatagacttgtttttttttcttgttttttcttgttttttttttatttatttttttactgtattattgactgtatgtttgttttactccatgtgtaactctgtgtcgttgtatgtgtcgaactgctttgctttatcttggccaggtcgcaattgtaaatgagaacttgttctcaacttgcctacctggttaaataaaggtgaaataaataaataaataaaaactcatttggccgcctttcgttccagtactcagctgcctgtgactggaacgaattgcaaaaatcgctgaagttggaaacttttatctccctcaccaacttcaaacatcagctatccgagcagctaaccgatcgctgcagctgtacatagtctattggtaaatagcccacccatttttacctacctcatccccatactgtttttatttatttacttttctgctcttttgcacaccaatatctctacctgcacatgaccatctgatcatttatcactccagtgttaaactgcacaattgtaattattcacctacctcctcatgccttttgcacacattgtatatagactgcccctttttttctactgtgttattgacttgttaattgtttactccatgtgtaactctgtgttgtctgttcacactgctatgctttatcttggccaggtcgcagttgcaaatgagaacttgttctcaactagcccacctggttaaataaaggtgaaataaaaataaaaataaaaatgttttgggAGCCAATGCCAGATGGTGTCCTTGTCCATGAGCCTCCTCAGTGGCTCACACACTTCAGAGAGCCGCGGTAGGAATTTGGCCAGGTAGGTGACGAATCCGACGAAGCGCTGCACTCCCTTCACGTCAGATGGGTGGGGCATTTCCAAGACAGCCTTCACTTTTTCAGGATCCACCTTCAATCCGGTGGAGGACAAGATGTGCCCATGAAAGCGGACCTCTGGCACTTTAAACTGAAGCTTTTTTATGCTTAGCCTTAGCTTGACCTGTCTGCATCTGACCATCAGGGCCAGCAGCTTGGCGTCATGGTCACATTCTGCCTCCTCATCACTGTCCCCACAGCCCACTACGAGGATGTCATCTGCTATGGGTTCCACGCCACTGAGTCCCATCAACAGCTCATGCTGTTTCCGCTGATACACCTCTGGAGCCACGGAGACACCAAACGGAATGCTTCAACCACCTCTTCCTGCCCCAGGATGTCCAAAAGGTGGTCATGTAGCTGCTGGGCTCGTCGAGCTTGCACTGCAGGAAGGCATCTCTGGCATCCACGAGCGTGAAGACTCTGGCCTTTGGGAGCTTGTAAAGAACATCCTCCAACGTGGGCATAATGTAATGTGAACGTCGCAGAGCCCGGTTGAGGTGTTTAGGATCAATGTATATCTGTAGCTTGTCTGGTTTCTCGACGATAACCATATTACTTATCCAGTCCGTAGGCTCGGTGACGGATATGATGTGGCCATCTGCTTCGTATTTGTCAAGCTGAGCCTTCGTAGCTGCTTTCAAGGCCACTGGTACATTGCGGGGTGCACACTGGACAGGCTGGATTGCTGCGTCCAACTCAAAGTGGACTTCCCCGGGAACTGACTCGACCGGTGCGTTGAAGACATCATGGTACTTGCTTAGGAGTGTCTCCTTGCTCAGGGGCCCAGCCTGGACTTTGTCTATAATGTTAAGATCAGCTGGGATGGTGAAGTTAATAAGCCCAAGGCGCTCGCATGTAGAACCTGACAGTAATGGCTGTTGACTAGCCTCAACTATTTCAAACTCAAGGGTGTATTTCTGGCCACGTAAAACACACTCTGTCACAAACAGGCCTAAAGAGGTCATGAACTGCCCTGAATACAGTTTCAGCTTGGTGCTACTCTGTGTGAGTTTGTCTCTGGGCGCGAGCCTCTTTTTGTCTTTAAGGCTCATAACGTTGCATGTGGCTCCTGAATCTAGCTGGCATTGCTGTGGTTTATTATTAAGTAGCAGAGTGACAAACCACTTTTGTCCTTTTGCCCTCAATGCCCCTATGCACTCGCTAGCATATACATCCTCTGTGCTGTCGTTCCCTTCATCTGTGTTTGTTTCCATGGAGTGCACTTTACCCTCCTTTCTCTTGCTTTTCATGCAGACCCTTGCGAAGTGA
This window contains:
- the cabcoco1 gene encoding ciliary-associated calcium-binding coiled-coil protein 1; translated protein: MSAKAKQSNKSADKNANDRNDVASKENDAEKANPQWKLISHEQINMLLDLTVEQVQFQFEEILGLKNYQTCLKEASLLDYFVSGFWWTREMNYTCQQISFIMALLQLLLDNISEKQMPFVDNLNEFAKMISGTRRSPSPEVDSLFDAEQAMSITDYLKCSLFQNYQLYEFLFSQPREELLLGKKRTIEVISSADFVAPLEEGMNTDDYLHYMTPVEQQEEGQRTSQEEDGEVPGETALEQEKENKATGLEGYKVQDVKDVLGDLTKEMLGTLQAEFTEQLRVQEESFSTRLEPLNHSACK